A window of Fodinibius salinus contains these coding sequences:
- a CDS encoding AMP-binding protein, which produces MSSFNTPRDDDLFLGSNQGLHSYGDLNQFQDFFLQFLFDFDHNFEKPVGFLSESSDSLIFGIAACWRLGIPFVCFSDKASSSELQQQVEMIDPGLIFVDDERNNMIDHPNKIDIYQLNLERALNIETKLSYQAKNFDASTEPQEIFGYFFTSGTSGKPKIVPLKRRQMIVAAHSSAENFRPRMNHFWLLCLPLNHIGGISIILRSLLYGSGIFRMKSFKPDRVIKFLSENKLFHAASLVPTMLKKLIEQKGFYTHNQFKAILLGGGPIDPELVKACNRRGIPLVPSYGMTETCAQIAANPILKPSGTYSPMRSVGKVFHGNEIEIRDDSNNVLGLNTSGTIWLRGPQVFDGYLNEDEHDSEEIDYAGWFNTGDYGYVNNRGQLFIKSRRSDLIITGGENVSPFEVESTLTSLDEISEAAVIGLNDEKWGEKVAAVVVPDIELSISSQEIQDKLKSRISSFKIPKTIVQSDSLPRTQTGKLQRSKLKRLFTS; this is translated from the coding sequence ATGTCATCTTTTAATACTCCCCGCGATGATGATCTCTTCCTGGGATCTAACCAGGGATTACATTCGTATGGGGATTTGAATCAATTTCAGGACTTTTTTCTACAATTTCTCTTTGATTTTGATCACAATTTTGAAAAACCGGTGGGTTTTCTTTCCGAATCTTCAGATTCTCTGATCTTTGGTATTGCCGCCTGCTGGAGACTAGGAATCCCTTTTGTTTGCTTTAGCGACAAAGCTTCATCCAGCGAGCTTCAGCAACAAGTCGAGATGATAGATCCCGGTCTCATATTTGTAGATGATGAACGTAACAATATGATAGATCATCCTAATAAGATCGACATCTATCAATTAAACCTGGAGCGTGCCCTAAACATCGAAACCAAACTTAGCTATCAAGCTAAAAACTTTGATGCTTCGACAGAGCCCCAAGAAATTTTCGGCTATTTCTTTACTTCAGGCACTTCTGGCAAACCCAAAATTGTTCCGCTTAAACGTCGACAAATGATTGTGGCAGCCCATTCCTCCGCTGAAAATTTCAGACCGCGGATGAATCATTTTTGGCTACTCTGTCTGCCACTTAACCACATTGGCGGTATTTCAATTATTTTGCGATCACTGCTATACGGTTCAGGAATTTTTAGGATGAAAAGCTTTAAACCAGACCGGGTGATAAAGTTTTTATCAGAAAACAAGCTCTTTCACGCGGCATCCTTAGTTCCTACTATGCTCAAAAAGTTAATAGAACAAAAGGGATTTTATACACATAATCAGTTTAAAGCTATCCTGCTGGGAGGTGGGCCCATCGATCCCGAATTGGTTAAAGCATGTAACCGCCGGGGGATTCCACTGGTTCCCAGTTACGGTATGACTGAAACTTGTGCTCAAATTGCCGCCAATCCAATTTTAAAACCCAGCGGCACTTATAGTCCTATGCGCAGTGTCGGTAAAGTTTTTCATGGAAATGAAATTGAGATCAGGGATGATTCTAACAACGTGTTAGGACTAAATACATCAGGAACAATATGGCTTAGAGGTCCACAGGTGTTTGACGGGTATCTCAATGAAGATGAGCATGACAGCGAAGAAATTGATTATGCCGGTTGGTTTAATACCGGTGATTATGGCTACGTAAATAATCGTGGACAGCTGTTTATTAAATCACGGCGCTCAGACTTGATCATCACCGGCGGCGAAAATGTGTCCCCTTTTGAGGTTGAATCAACGCTTACATCGCTTGATGAAATTTCCGAAGCTGCTGTTATTGGACTAAATGATGAAAAATGGGGAGAGAAAGTGGCTGCAGTTGTTGTTCCCGATATTGAGTTGTCTATCAGCTCCCAAGAAATACAAGATAAGCTCAAATCACGAATTTCGAGCTTTAAGATCCCAAAAACTATTGTCCAATCTGATTCACTGCCACGAACACAAACGGGCAAACTACAGCGCAGTAAACTAAAAAGGCTTTTCACTTCTTAG
- the purD gene encoding phosphoribosylamine--glycine ligase gives MNVLLLGSGGREHAMAWSIAESSKLNNLYIAPGNPGTGEVGTNVDLSFSDFQQIRDFIQEKSVDLTVVGPEKPLVNGIVDFLEENGHPVFGPSKYAAQLEGSKKFANEFMKQNRIPTAEFETYTRSQFDQALQVIKAKDEYPVVLKADGLAGGKGVFICETEEEVVKRLDELKENEKFEDAAQTLVVEEFMEGQEASVFVISDGQTAKILHYAQDHKRIGDGDTGLNTGGMGAYCPTPVIGNKMLQRVEKEIILPTISAMLLDDNPYKGILYCGLMITDDGPKVVEFNCRLGDPECQAILPSLESDFLELIYAAATESLDQKEVRIDDLYRCCVVLASDGYPVEYEKGKEITGIDDVSDALVFHAGTKSQNDKIYTDGGRVLSVVGQGESLKQAINNTYEEVEKISFENKYFRSDIGAKGLVYFDH, from the coding sequence ATGAATGTACTGTTACTTGGAAGCGGCGGTCGCGAACATGCCATGGCGTGGAGTATCGCTGAATCCAGCAAGCTGAATAATCTTTATATTGCACCCGGCAATCCTGGTACGGGCGAAGTAGGTACTAATGTGGATCTGTCTTTTTCTGATTTTCAGCAGATTCGAGACTTTATACAAGAAAAGTCGGTTGACCTAACAGTAGTGGGGCCCGAAAAGCCACTTGTGAATGGCATTGTAGATTTTTTGGAAGAGAATGGACATCCTGTGTTTGGTCCTTCGAAGTATGCTGCCCAACTCGAAGGTAGCAAGAAGTTTGCCAACGAATTTATGAAGCAAAATCGTATTCCTACGGCTGAATTTGAGACCTACACGCGAAGCCAGTTTGATCAAGCATTACAAGTTATCAAAGCTAAAGATGAGTATCCCGTAGTTTTAAAAGCTGACGGACTAGCCGGAGGAAAGGGAGTATTTATTTGTGAGACTGAAGAGGAAGTTGTTAAACGTCTTGATGAGCTTAAAGAGAATGAAAAGTTCGAAGATGCTGCTCAAACGCTTGTTGTAGAAGAATTCATGGAAGGACAGGAGGCGTCAGTTTTTGTGATTTCGGATGGTCAGACGGCCAAAATTTTGCATTATGCCCAAGATCACAAGCGAATTGGAGATGGAGATACCGGCCTCAATACCGGCGGGATGGGAGCGTATTGCCCAACGCCGGTAATTGGGAACAAAATGCTGCAGCGCGTTGAGAAAGAAATTATATTACCCACTATTTCTGCGATGCTGCTGGATGATAATCCCTATAAAGGTATTTTGTATTGTGGATTAATGATTACCGATGATGGGCCAAAGGTAGTAGAATTTAACTGCCGTCTTGGTGATCCGGAGTGCCAAGCTATTTTACCTTCGCTCGAGTCTGACTTTTTAGAGCTCATTTACGCTGCCGCAACGGAGAGTTTAGATCAGAAGGAAGTTCGTATAGATGACCTGTATCGTTGCTGTGTAGTATTGGCATCTGACGGTTATCCGGTTGAGTATGAAAAAGGAAAAGAAATTACAGGCATTGATGATGTATCGGATGCTTTAGTTTTTCATGCAGGAACAAAATCCCAAAATGACAAGATATATACTGATGGCGGACGAGTATTAAGTGTTGTGGGGCAGGGCGAATCGTTGAAGCAGGCTATTAATAATACGTACGAAGAAGTTGAAAAAATATCCTTCGAAAACAAATATTTCCGATCAGATATTGGAGCCAAGGGACTCGTGTATTTTGATCACTAA
- the tpiA gene encoding triose-phosphate isomerase: protein MRNFLIAGNWKMNCGPAETRELLKGIKEQQGAMPDGVDGLVCPPAISLTAAADELQDITGIALGAQNVFYEDNGSFTGEVSTTMLNEVGCAYVILGHSERRQYFGESDTTVNAKVLKALDGGLRPVICVGESLKQRKADKQELNVRKQVQAALVDVEDGGATNLVIAYEPIWAIGTGESATPEQAQEMHEMIRSVLADLFDEDAADQVQIVYGGSMKPHNAEELLKQSDVDGGLIGGASLKADSFTDIIQIAETLYK, encoded by the coding sequence ATGAGAAACTTTTTAATTGCCGGTAACTGGAAAATGAATTGCGGTCCCGCTGAAACCCGGGAACTTTTAAAGGGAATCAAAGAACAACAGGGGGCTATGCCTGATGGCGTAGATGGACTGGTATGTCCTCCGGCCATCTCATTGACGGCAGCGGCCGACGAGCTACAAGATATAACCGGTATTGCGTTGGGTGCTCAAAATGTGTTCTATGAGGATAATGGATCGTTTACTGGCGAAGTGAGCACGACCATGCTTAATGAGGTGGGGTGCGCATATGTTATCCTGGGACATTCCGAACGCCGTCAGTATTTTGGGGAAAGTGATACAACGGTAAATGCTAAGGTATTAAAAGCGCTTGATGGTGGTCTTAGACCTGTGATTTGCGTGGGAGAATCATTAAAACAGCGTAAGGCTGACAAGCAGGAGCTGAATGTTCGTAAGCAGGTTCAAGCTGCGCTGGTTGATGTTGAAGATGGGGGTGCTACAAATTTAGTTATTGCTTATGAACCTATTTGGGCTATAGGTACCGGCGAATCTGCTACGCCTGAACAAGCTCAAGAAATGCACGAAATGATCCGGTCTGTATTGGCTGATCTTTTTGACGAAGATGCTGCAGACCAAGTTCAAATTGTGTATGGTGGAAGTATGAAGCCGCATAATGCCGAAGAACTACTCAAACAGTCTGACGTTGACGGCGGACTGATAGGCGGTGCTTCTCTTAAAGCTGATAGTTTTACTGATATTATTCAAATCGCAGAAACACTATATAAATAA
- a CDS encoding TlpA family protein disulfide reductase — protein MIKRTIQFLFISVIVCYSWGCSSSPEKNKAIISGEFSVADSVQKSNDYSKIGFTIIKKDSANADADTLFHALTDSSGAFSGTVSFPERRQYQAIISRYNRNIGRTGIILADGDTISVEGILPTLNESFSISSREREAMNSYQRLNKNFQRVREYANAGLIEGDSLRRELNKWSNLYWQVYNDRRGTLGSILAGQESIRILEDFDHKKMMRRLRSVDDQDIFSYFAAKMGSNSIANNRGIDSALAYLDTLIKNTSDIDRRMQISMERIKLLYDSARVEDARKALTDFKNTFSKDQYSQDWVESINYDLNYLAPGQRIPSFKFTQNGRKISSDSLIGKPYILEITRLSNKLYQQQFDRTVAIHSIYKNYGFQVVTIPLDQSQITVNAFFDERMKPWPVADAAAFDKDSLVDKFNIQLIPTRFLVDRDGMIIRKYVGREYQDVIQDIQTVTNNNNEGSPTS, from the coding sequence ATGATAAAAAGAACTATACAGTTTCTATTTATATCTGTAATTGTTTGTTATAGCTGGGGATGCAGCTCTAGCCCAGAAAAAAATAAAGCGATTATTTCTGGTGAATTTTCAGTAGCTGATTCTGTTCAGAAATCAAATGATTACTCAAAAATAGGTTTTACGATTATAAAAAAAGATTCTGCCAATGCTGATGCAGATACACTTTTCCATGCTTTAACTGATTCTTCTGGTGCATTTTCTGGAACAGTCTCATTTCCTGAACGCAGGCAATATCAGGCTATCATCAGCCGATATAATAGAAATATTGGCCGAACGGGGATCATATTGGCTGATGGAGATACCATTTCTGTGGAAGGTATTTTGCCCACGTTAAATGAGTCGTTTTCTATTAGTTCTCGTGAACGCGAAGCGATGAATAGCTATCAGCGGCTGAATAAAAACTTTCAACGCGTAAGAGAATATGCCAATGCTGGTTTAATTGAAGGAGATAGCTTGCGTCGTGAGCTTAACAAATGGAGCAATCTTTATTGGCAGGTATATAATGACCGTCGAGGTACGCTGGGGTCCATTTTGGCAGGACAGGAATCGATTCGCATTCTAGAAGACTTTGATCACAAAAAAATGATGCGTCGGCTGCGGTCGGTAGATGATCAGGATATATTCAGCTACTTTGCTGCCAAGATGGGGAGCAATAGCATTGCCAATAATCGTGGAATTGATTCGGCATTGGCCTATCTGGATACCCTTATTAAGAATACTTCTGATATTGACCGGCGAATGCAAATAAGTATGGAGCGTATAAAGCTATTGTATGATAGTGCTCGGGTTGAGGACGCCCGAAAGGCATTAACAGATTTTAAGAACACGTTTTCCAAGGATCAGTATTCTCAAGATTGGGTTGAAAGTATAAATTACGACCTGAATTATTTAGCACCTGGACAAAGGATTCCATCTTTTAAATTTACACAGAACGGCAGAAAAATTAGCAGCGATTCTCTGATAGGTAAACCCTATATTTTAGAAATTACGCGGCTGTCTAATAAATTGTATCAGCAGCAGTTTGATCGCACGGTTGCTATTCACAGCATTTATAAAAATTATGGATTTCAAGTTGTGACTATACCGTTGGATCAGAGCCAAATTACGGTAAATGCCTTTTTTGATGAGCGAATGAAACCCTGGCCGGTTGCTGATGCAGCTGCCTTTGATAAAGATAGTCTTGTTGATAAATTTAATATTCAATTGATACCTACGCGTTTTCTTGTTGACAGAGATGGTATGATTATCCGAAAATACGTAGGTAGGGAATACCAAGATGTCATTCAGGATATTCAAACGGTAACAAACAATAACAACGAAGGTTCACCAACATCATGA
- the gatB gene encoding Asp-tRNA(Asn)/Glu-tRNA(Gln) amidotransferase subunit GatB, translated as MSSIEDNYEAVIGLEVHAQLLTESKAFAPVSTEFGGSPNTQVSPLCLGHPGTLPVLNENLVRYIIKMGLATNCDIARKSIFARKNYFYPDLPKGYQISQYKTPICHDGGITITVDDEEKDIGITRIHMEEDAGKSIHDQDPYHTLIDLNRAGVPLIEIVSEPDIRTPKQAYEYLKRIKQIVQYLEICDGNMEEGSLRCDANVSVRPKGQEEFGTRTELKNMNSFRNVERAISYEIERQVNLIESGGTVQQQTLLWDANKMQTRIMRTKEEAHDYRYFPEPDIPPVVVTDEMLEQIKSGLPEMPDVRKQRFIDEFDMSSDDAQTLTENRYLADYYEAVISHVDSPKAAANLILSEVLRVLNDRSIGIKEFPVSEERLAGLVELREEDKINSSAMTEIFDAMLEEDKEAETLAKEMNLIQVSAKSFIEPIIDDVIEEHPDEVQRYKDGKDGLIGFFIGQVMQRSEGKANPGLVREMITERLDD; from the coding sequence ATGAGCAGCATTGAAGATAATTATGAAGCAGTAATCGGGCTAGAAGTTCATGCTCAACTGTTAACGGAAAGTAAAGCTTTTGCACCGGTATCAACAGAATTTGGAGGATCGCCGAATACACAGGTTAGCCCGTTATGTTTAGGCCATCCCGGAACATTGCCCGTTTTAAACGAAAATCTAGTTCGTTATATCATTAAGATGGGGTTGGCTACTAACTGTGATATTGCTCGTAAATCAATTTTTGCTCGTAAAAATTATTTCTATCCTGATCTGCCTAAAGGATACCAAATTTCGCAGTACAAAACGCCCATTTGTCATGATGGCGGTATTACGATAACAGTTGATGATGAAGAAAAAGACATAGGCATCACACGTATCCATATGGAAGAAGATGCCGGCAAGTCAATTCACGATCAAGATCCTTATCATACGCTAATTGACTTAAATCGTGCGGGCGTTCCACTTATTGAGATTGTGTCAGAACCTGATATCCGTACGCCAAAGCAGGCATATGAGTATTTAAAGCGCATCAAGCAGATTGTGCAGTATCTCGAAATTTGTGATGGCAATATGGAAGAGGGAAGCCTACGCTGCGATGCGAATGTTTCGGTTCGTCCGAAGGGGCAAGAAGAGTTCGGTACGCGTACAGAACTTAAAAATATGAATTCATTTCGTAATGTAGAACGTGCTATTTCGTATGAAATTGAGCGTCAGGTTAACCTGATTGAGTCCGGTGGCACGGTACAGCAGCAGACCTTACTGTGGGATGCCAACAAGATGCAGACCCGCATTATGCGGACCAAAGAGGAGGCACACGATTATCGTTATTTCCCGGAGCCGGATATACCACCTGTGGTAGTAACTGATGAAATGCTAGAGCAGATCAAGAGTGGACTGCCGGAAATGCCGGACGTTCGCAAGCAGCGGTTTATAGATGAATTTGACATGAGCAGCGACGATGCACAGACGCTTACTGAAAATAGATACTTGGCTGACTATTATGAAGCGGTGATTTCTCATGTTGATAGCCCCAAGGCGGCAGCAAACCTGATTTTATCAGAAGTGCTACGGGTATTAAACGATCGCAGTATTGGTATTAAAGAGTTTCCCGTATCAGAAGAGCGGCTGGCCGGCTTGGTAGAGCTTCGCGAGGAGGATAAGATAAACTCTTCGGCAATGACCGAGATTTTTGATGCTATGCTGGAAGAGGATAAAGAGGCTGAAACACTGGCTAAAGAAATGAACTTGATTCAGGTTTCAGCTAAAAGCTTTATCGAACCTATTATTGATGATGTGATTGAAGAACATCCCGATGAAGTGCAGCGTTACAAAGATGGTAAAGATGGTTTGATTGGCTTTTTTATTGGACAGGTGATGCAGCGATCGGAGGGTAAAGCTAACCCTGGTCTTGTACGCGAAATGATTACCGAACGACTGGATGATTAA
- a CDS encoding agmatine deiminase family protein — protein MTDHRKYKMPPEWHPHVGTQLHWPSNRNTWPGKRLQRVEQVYLNIIEILHRFERIHLFIEEQALGHARSLMENRSIDFSQVTIHEYPINDVWARDCGPIFVLKDNSERQEIAITDWEYNAWGGKYPPFDADNNLPAYIADYYDIPRFEPQMVLEGGAIETNGHGMLLTTESVLLNPNRNPDLSRKEVEQRLKDYLGIQKIIWLKEGLAGDDTDGHIDDLARFLNKDTILAMTVDDPEDVNYDVLQRNLEILYKSTDQEGNSFQIETLPLPQTRIKGTTVDGSEHVPASYANFYIANGVVLMPVYDDPADQQAISLMDRNFPDREVVGIQCSDLVWGQGAIHCITQPWYGLS, from the coding sequence ATGACTGATCATCGAAAATATAAGATGCCTCCGGAGTGGCATCCGCATGTAGGAACCCAGCTTCACTGGCCAAGTAATCGCAATACCTGGCCGGGAAAGCGTCTGCAACGTGTTGAACAGGTTTATCTGAATATTATTGAAATTTTACACCGCTTTGAGCGCATTCATCTCTTTATTGAAGAACAGGCACTAGGGCATGCTCGCAGCTTAATGGAGAATCGTTCGATTGATTTTTCACAGGTAACTATCCATGAATATCCCATTAATGACGTTTGGGCGCGGGATTGTGGACCGATTTTTGTTTTAAAGGATAACAGTGAGAGACAAGAAATTGCCATAACGGATTGGGAATACAATGCCTGGGGTGGAAAATATCCACCATTTGATGCCGATAACAATCTTCCTGCTTATATTGCTGATTATTATGATATTCCGCGATTTGAGCCTCAAATGGTTCTTGAGGGTGGAGCTATTGAGACAAATGGACACGGTATGTTGCTAACAACCGAATCAGTATTATTGAATCCCAATCGAAATCCGGATCTCTCTAGAAAAGAAGTCGAACAGCGACTGAAAGATTATCTGGGTATTCAAAAAATAATTTGGCTTAAAGAAGGGTTGGCAGGGGATGATACAGACGGGCACATTGATGATCTGGCGCGGTTTCTGAATAAGGATACTATTTTGGCAATGACGGTTGATGACCCGGAAGATGTGAATTATGATGTCCTTCAAAGAAATCTGGAGATTTTATATAAGAGCACTGACCAAGAGGGTAATTCCTTTCAAATTGAGACGTTACCATTGCCCCAAACTCGTATAAAAGGTACCACTGTGGACGGCTCGGAGCATGTCCCGGCTAGCTATGCTAATTTTTATATTGCCAATGGAGTGGTTTTGATGCCGGTATATGACGATCCGGCTGACCAACAGGCAATAAGTTTAATGGATCGGAATTTCCCCGATAGAGAGGTTGTTGGTATTCAATGCAGCGATCTGGTATGGGGGCAGGGCGCTATCCATTGTATAACGCAGCCGTGGTATGGGCTTAGTTAG
- a CDS encoding carbon-nitrogen hydrolase → MPANKVKLGLIQHSCSENKEANISKAADKIRKAAQQGTQIILLQELFNTTYFCQEIDEQYFGWAQPIPGSMTKQLCALSKELEIVILAPFFEKRAPGIYHNSLVVIDADGTLKGTYRKKHIPDDPGFYEKYYFTPGDDAYRVFDTRYAKIGPLICWDQWYPEAARITALKGAELLVYPTAIGTLPDENRKKEQEFLNAWQTMQQSHAIANGCYVASINRVGQEGDISFWGHSFVSAPFGQIQAEAGTKEEILITDIDLGKIEEQRQIWPFFRDRRIDTYKPILKRFDD, encoded by the coding sequence ATGCCGGCAAACAAGGTTAAGCTTGGATTAATACAGCACAGCTGTTCAGAAAATAAAGAAGCAAATATTTCTAAAGCAGCTGATAAAATAAGAAAAGCTGCTCAACAAGGAACACAGATTATCCTGTTGCAGGAGTTGTTCAATACGACTTATTTTTGCCAAGAAATTGATGAGCAGTATTTTGGTTGGGCCCAACCCATTCCTGGGTCAATGACTAAACAACTTTGTGCGTTATCAAAAGAACTGGAGATTGTCATTCTTGCGCCCTTTTTTGAAAAGCGAGCCCCGGGCATATATCACAATTCATTAGTGGTTATCGATGCAGACGGCACGCTGAAGGGGACCTATCGCAAAAAACATATTCCCGATGATCCGGGTTTTTATGAAAAATATTATTTTACGCCCGGTGATGATGCCTACCGGGTATTTGATACGCGATATGCCAAGATTGGCCCACTTATTTGCTGGGACCAATGGTATCCGGAGGCCGCTCGTATTACAGCACTAAAAGGCGCGGAGCTACTGGTCTATCCCACAGCTATTGGTACATTGCCGGATGAAAACCGAAAAAAAGAACAGGAGTTTTTAAATGCCTGGCAGACTATGCAGCAAAGTCATGCTATTGCCAACGGTTGTTATGTGGCTAGTATCAACCGGGTAGGGCAGGAAGGTGATATTAGTTTTTGGGGACATTCCTTTGTGTCGGCACCCTTTGGCCAAATACAGGCGGAGGCGGGAACCAAAGAAGAAATTCTTATTACAGACATTGATTTAGGCAAGATTGAGGAGCAGCGGCAAATTTGGCCCTTCTTCCGAGATCGACGCATCGATACCTATAAGCCAATCTTGAAACGTTTTGATGACTGA